One segment of Fuscovulum ytuae DNA contains the following:
- a CDS encoding L,D-transpeptidase family protein has protein sequence MRGDGLGWTRGRKVGAAVVLSLTLGLSPVAAQEAPAPFAQAVAVALGGDQVLSSYYAARDHRTLWTGPQDAARRAALFSALDGAAAHGLPIARYDAAALRAAFAAAVTEGDRGRLEVRMTRAFLTYASDVATGVLDPEKADPGIHRTVTRLDPLALLAVVEAGDAQKLLRELPPDAPEYARLMKEKLQIESQIAKGGWGEALPLAPLQPGAEGANVVRLRDRLVAMGYLRHSVTAVYDREVQAAVQRFQIDHGLTADGEADVETLAEINVTPEERVKSIVVAMERLRWMHDVERGARHIWVNLPDFTAKIVDHGKVTFQTRSVIGKNVPDQRSPEFSDEMDHMVINPSWGVPRSIIVKEYLPLLQRNPNAVSHLQVIDRNGRVVPRGAVNFASYSARSFPFGLRQPPSDGNALGKVKFMFPNPYNIYLHDTPAKDLFDHEVRAYSHGCIRLGDPFDFAYALLAAQSDDPKGLFHAHLDSDRETVVRFEEKLPVHLVYFTAWPTAKGEMTYRRDIYGRDARIFEALTEAGVALVDVQG, from the coding sequence ATGCGTGGTGATGGCTTGGGTTGGACGCGGGGCCGCAAGGTTGGGGCCGCGGTGGTGCTATCGCTGACCCTTGGCCTTTCACCTGTGGCGGCGCAAGAGGCACCGGCGCCGTTCGCGCAGGCCGTGGCTGTGGCCCTTGGCGGCGATCAGGTGCTTTCGTCCTATTACGCTGCACGCGACCATCGCACGCTTTGGACGGGTCCGCAGGATGCAGCACGGCGCGCGGCCCTATTTTCCGCCTTGGATGGGGCGGCTGCGCATGGCTTGCCCATAGCGCGGTATGATGCGGCGGCATTGCGCGCGGCTTTTGCTGCAGCGGTGACCGAAGGGGATCGCGGGCGGCTAGAGGTGCGGATGACTCGCGCCTTCCTGACCTATGCGTCTGATGTGGCGACGGGGGTGTTGGACCCCGAAAAGGCCGATCCGGGTATTCATCGCACGGTCACCCGCCTTGACCCGCTTGCGTTGCTGGCCGTGGTCGAGGCGGGGGATGCGCAGAAATTGCTGCGCGAGTTGCCGCCCGATGCGCCAGAATATGCGCGCCTGATGAAAGAAAAGCTGCAGATCGAAAGCCAGATCGCCAAGGGTGGCTGGGGGGAAGCGCTGCCTCTTGCGCCGCTGCAGCCGGGGGCGGAGGGGGCCAATGTGGTGCGGCTGCGCGACCGTTTGGTTGCGATGGGATATCTGCGCCATTCGGTGACAGCGGTCTATGATCGTGAGGTGCAGGCCGCGGTGCAGCGTTTTCAGATCGATCATGGGCTGACCGCCGATGGCGAGGCCGATGTGGAGACGCTGGCCGAGATCAACGTCACGCCGGAAGAGCGGGTGAAATCCATCGTCGTGGCCATGGAACGGCTGCGCTGGATGCACGATGTGGAACGCGGCGCGCGGCATATTTGGGTGAATCTGCCGGATTTCACGGCCAAGATCGTGGATCATGGCAAGGTCACCTTCCAGACCCGGTCGGTAATCGGAAAGAACGTGCCCGATCAGCGCAGCCCGGAATTTTCGGATGAAATGGATCACATGGTCATCAACCCGTCTTGGGGGGTGCCACGGTCCATCATCGTGAAGGAATATCTGCCGCTGTTGCAGCGCAACCCGAATGCCGTCAGCCATCTTCAGGTGATTGACCGCAACGGGCGCGTCGTGCCGCGCGGGGCGGTGAATTTTGCGTCCTATTCGGCGCGCAGCTTTCCTTTTGGGCTGCGCCAGCCTCCCTCGGACGGTAATGCCTTGGGGAAGGTGAAGTTCATGTTCCCCAACCCCTATAACATCTATCTGCATGACACGCCCGCGAAGGACCTGTTCGATCACGAGGTGCGCGCCTACAGCCATGGCTGCATTCGCCTGGGTGACCCCTTCGACTTTGCCTATGCATTGCTTGCCGCGCAAAGCGACGATCCGAAGGGACTGTTCCATGCCCATCTGGACAGCGATCGCGAAACCGTTGTTCGGTTCGAGGAAAAGCTGCCTGTGCATCTGGTCTATTTCACGGCTTGGCCCACGGCGAAGGGTGAGATGACCTATCGGCGCGATATCTATGGGCGGGACGCCCGGATATTCGAGGCGCTGACCGAGGCCGGGGTGGCTTTGGTCGACGTTCAGGGGTAA
- a CDS encoding YcbK family protein produces the protein MANSNGLGVTRRGLLGVFAATVVAAAPTYSNAFGLLRGAGDIRRIRMYSGRTGESLDTIYWIEGEYIPEVLKEINHFMRDWRSNDRTNIDARTIDIMAAAHNLMDVSEPYMLLSGYRSPATNAMLRSKSRGVARNSLHMKGQAADLRLKSRSVGQMARAAEACASGGVGRYSRSNFVHMDCGPVRHWGG, from the coding sequence ATGGCAAATTCGAACGGACTTGGGGTCACGCGGCGGGGATTGCTGGGTGTCTTTGCGGCAACTGTTGTGGCAGCGGCACCGACCTATTCCAACGCCTTCGGCCTTTTGCGCGGGGCGGGCGATATTCGCCGCATCCGCATGTATTCAGGCCGCACGGGCGAAAGCCTTGACACGATCTATTGGATCGAAGGCGAATACATCCCGGAAGTTTTGAAAGAAATCAATCACTTCATGCGCGATTGGCGGTCGAATGACCGCACCAACATCGATGCCCGTACGATCGATATCATGGCGGCGGCGCACAACCTGATGGATGTGTCGGAACCCTATATGCTGCTGTCGGGATATCGCAGCCCGGCGACCAATGCCATGCTCCGGTCCAAATCCCGCGGCGTGGCGCGCAATTCGCTGCACATGAAGGGGCAGGCTGCTGACCTTCGCCTGAAATCCCGCTCGGTCGGCCAGATGGCCCGCGCGGCAGAGGCTTGCGCTTCGGGCGGCGTCGGTCGCTATTCTCGGTCGAACTTTGTCCATATGGATTGCGGCCCTGTGCGCCATTGGGGCGGTTGA